The DNA region AGATCGCTCTGCGCACGGAGGAGGAACAGCAGGCGGCGGCAAAGGAGCGGGCCGAACGAGATCGCAGAGATGCCCGGCGCAAGTCTCTTGCGAATCGTCGCGTGTCTTTCGCAGCGGAAGCTACCCTTCACACATTCCACGAGATCGAGTTCAACCAAGAGTCGACATCGTCAACAGGTTCGACGCGTCGCAGATCCTCCGCCGCAGGCCCAACCAGCGAAGAGCCGCCGAATCGCCCGTCAACACCGCAGGAACAAGAGGATGACGTTGTCCCACAGTCGCCAGACAATCAGCGAGAACTGCATCAGAAGAAACGCAGGAGAAGCTCCACTGCTCCCCTGATGGAGTTCACAGACAATGAAGAAGATACCATGGCTACCGGGTTCAGTTCCGACTCAGAGCCAGCAGATGCTGTGGAGGAGGTTGccgatgaagatgaagatgaagctTCAGATTCCGACAGTGACTCTGACAACGACGGCACAATGATGACAGTCGACGATCACGAAGTCACCGGTGCCTCGGTTATGTCTGGGCGCACCACTGCAACGGATGATGATCAGGACACTCTAGACGAAGCACTTCGAACAGCCGCACGACAGGCTGGTACCCAACGGTCCGGCTTTGATGACagtgacgacgaagaagtgATTCCTTCTTTTGGATGGATCAAGAAGGACAAACCTCAACCAGAGGCAGGTTCTACTCAGAGCGACCCTACGCCCCCTTCACTTTTCCGAAACAGTCCTCCTGCGGATGACGAAGAGGGTGATGcggacatggacatggatATGGACATCACATCTGCCGTCGGAGGTATCTTCAACAACAAGACATCTCAAAACATCGAACCCGACGAAGAAATGTCCATGGATGTCACTCGTGTATTGGGAGGCATCTTGTCGAAGAGCAATATCAGCAAGACGGCATTGGTTGAAACAGTGTCAGATGATCAGACCATGGAGTTCACCACGGCGGTTGGAGGCATTCAGAAATCCAACGCCAACGGCCATGACGACGAgaatgatgatgaggacATGTCAATGGAATTCACTAGTGCGATTGGTGGTCTGCTACCGACACACACAAAGAGTGACGCGACGCAGAAGCGCCGGAGAACGCTGACCTCCCGCAACAAACCGGAGGATTCAaccatggacatggacatgaCCATCGGGGTCGGCAAGATCCTCCACACTGCAGACAAGACACGCCCTGAGGACCAGACCATGGGCATGGATATGACCATTCCTTTCGGCCGCATCCTCTCAACAGAAGATGAGCCtgtggaggaagaggaagcaaCCGCGGGAATGGATATAACTGTCCCTTTCGGCAAGATACTGCCCACAGCAAACCGATTGCCTGAACAGGACGAGGCGACCATGGGGATGGATATGACTGTTCCTGTCGGTCGTATCTTACCGTCTTCCCCAGTATcagaacaagaagaagtcaCAGCGGGTATGGAGATGACACTGGCTGTCGGAGGCATCATCAGAGCGCCCCAGTCCCCCGAGGCTCGGGTTGCTGCCAAGAAACTTATGGAAGCGGAAGTAAACAAACCAGACACACCTACCAAGTCTATGTCAGCCAAGCCTGCATCGCCCACTAAGAAGCTTGTCGCCTCCGTCAAGAAGCACACAGCCCCAGCATCTGATGCCCAAAGCAGCCCTGGGTTCAACCCTTTCCAAGGCAGGGGTCTTCGCCAAAGCATGCCTCACGCAGGCACCAACTCATTATCACCGGCCCGAAGTAGAACCCCTAGCCCTCCGAAGTCTGCGGTCCCTCCTCATGCTGTCGCCGAGACCCCACTTGACAGTTCGCCTGTTAAGACGCCGCAATCAGTCAAGAGGCGAGGCCGCTCCCAGTCGCCCGTCAGGAAGCCTGCCACTCCGTCTCCCGCGAAGGCTATCAGTCGTTTGAACGTATTCCAGCAGGATCCTGCCACCGGCGCAAGGACCCCTACAGTGATCCTTACTCCCCAAACCCGCAGGCACTCCGGAATCGGCGCAGACAAGCCTGGACTGGGATCACCTCGAGTTGCCGCCCTTTTGGACCGCAGAGGCTCCCTTGGCGAGACGGTTAAGCAGTTTGTGCCCGGCAAGGCCCGTGGGGTTACCTTTGGGGATCCACAGGTTATCCAAGACGAAATCGACAGAGACcgccaggaagaagaggacaaGGAAAATGGTCGCAGCATCCTCGAGCGCGAAGCTGATGGTGGCGAGAACGAGAAAGACGCGACTCTGAATCTAAGGGAAATGATTGAGAGCTTGAgcccgaagaagaagcgcatGCAAAGTCGCAAGAGCCTTCATGTCGGGAGCGCAAGAGGATTGCTTGGAAAGCGGCCGGCGGAGcttgatgatgaggaggatggcgaggaccATGATGGCGTCAAGAGGCTCAAAGGTCACCAAGGCAGCCCCGTCAAAAATGTCAAACTGCAACAGCCACCCAGTAAGGCAGAAACCACTGGTCGCAGGTTGACTCGATCAGCCAGCAAGAGTGTGGAGGAAGCCGGCGAGCCCAAGGCAACCCCTACTCATTCCGAGTCCCCCCACAAGCTGGCGACTTCGGCCAAGTCACCAAAAGCCCACGGTCGTTTCAAAGACATCGAAGAAGACACTATGTCTCAGCCGATGAATCTTGACGGTTCCCCTGTTCGGGACGAGAACGAACTCATCAGCGAACAGCCGGAGGAGCGTATTCACCTGCAGGATTTCCTGAACATGACGTCGATCCGTTTCATGGAGTTGACAACAACCAAACGACGACACACCCAGGCCCCAGACATGTTCAAGGATGGACTGCTGGGCGGCAAAGATGACATGTCCCTGGAGCGCTGCGTCGTAGCTGGTGCTTGCACGGTGCCAATGCTTGAACTTTACCAGCACTCCTGCCGCGAGCTGAAGAAGTACATCTCCGAGGGTCGCAGGATCGTTCGAGAGATCGAATCGGAGACATTCGAAGAAAACCCGCCGCTGTTTCGGGAGTACATGTCCGCTTCGCCCGACTTCAAGAACATTCTCGACAATCAATTCAAGAACGGCAAGACTCATGCTCGTCTCGAGAGCAAGGCCATGTGGTACGAGTGGCGCATGAAGCTCCAGGAGGGGTTGAGAGAGGGCCTCGTCAGGATTTCCGAAGGCATGGCCGTTGATGAAAAGGTTCTGCACCAACAGCAAAAGCTACTGTCCTCTGTCTTACCTGCCATTGCGTCGCGCTTCACCTCTCTTCACCAAGAGCACCAGAACCTGCAAGCCGTTGCAGAAGAGCTTGCTGACTGCGACCCGGAagagctcgaggccgccagGTCTGACTTGGCCAACCTCGAGACTGATGTCGAAGAGAAGACCCGGCGTATTTCCGAGCTCCGCCGGCAGTTGGAGGAGGCAGAACAAGGCATCGAGGAACTGATGCAGGAGAAGCAGCAGTGCCACGAGGACATTAAGGAAGCGGAGAAGATTCGCGAGGAATGTCGGGGCTGGTCGATTAGCGAGATCAGTGCGCTCAAGGGTGAGTCTCAGCCCCCAATTGCGATGGAATACCGGACCCACATGACTAACATGCCTGCAGCGCGAGTGGATTCTCTTGAAAAGCAGCATGGCTGGGCGGTGACCGGGGTCTCCGGGAGCACCATCTCGATGACATACCGACGCGAAATCGAGCTGGTGTTTGACATGGCCTCTTTCCAGCACGAGCAGAAGAACTCACGGATCGACTTGTGGTACATTGCCACAAACCGCGAGACCAATCCTGCGCCGTCGACACCGGAGAAGGAGTTTTTCCTACAGTGTATTCGGGACCACATCCGAGGACTGCCGCAGAGCCGCACTAAAATTGCGGATCTCCTCCACTGGGTTCGTGCGGCGTGGGACAAGGCTAATTGCACCTCGAACCACATCCGCCAGCTCAACATCACGTTTCCCACGGCTGTCTCCAGGACCTCGGACTCATCCATTGCTGTTAAGTCGTCTCTCCTTCTGCCACCCATCGCGACCAAGGTAGAGGTTGCTCTGGAGATCCGTGGTTCGAGCAGAACGGATGGGGTCGAGTTCGCCCTGCATCCTGAAGCGAAGGTTATCTATGGAGAGCACTTCAACACTGGGAAGATGGGAGAGTTCTTGGCGACTCACCTGGGGGGAGATGCATTCTCTCTAGTTGAGGGTGCCCCTTCGTGGAGCGCTGTGGTTGTCGACCTTCACGAGAGGCTTCTGGCGAGGGGCAGGAAGTAGTTAGGGTTAGGAAAATAGGGTTCTCTCGGTAACGAATGATGATGGTGGAAGGTTGCTTTCGAGGGCAGTGTTTTCGGGTTCATGGCGCCTATGGTGGATACCCAGAGCATGATGCTAACTGCATAACGTACTCATTTTTTTGTTGATTAACGCATATATATATATGATCAACCGTTGTGGTTCAGGCTCTTTTCTAACTTCGTCTGTGTGTGACTTTGGTCAAGTCTTTTGTCTCCTTACTCTTCAGTCCTGCACCGGCTATCTGTTTCTTCTCATGTAGGCACCATACTGTTCATCAGAAGTGCCGTCACATTTATGGGGTTGAGGAGATGCTCAATGAGATTGATTTAACGAAGTGTAGCCCTATGTTTTTTTCTCTGCTCATGGCATTTCATCGTTGCTGTCCCATGACAACCAGACACCCCCCTTTCCACCTGCAATAGTTACATTCATCTTGAAGTTTTGGGCGGTTGTCTTGCTGTGGTCCCATTGGCGCCTGTTCCTTCCTAATGGGACGAAGAATGCCCCACACCACCGAAGTCATCCAGATTATCCCccgtccgtcgtcctcccCGTCCATCCCTTGTCTCTCCCCTGAATACTATCACCTGGCACTTCACGTCACCTTCACTCAACTAACCTGGTCGAAGCGAATGACTGAAGCCCTCGACTAGGTACCGTCACGTGCTCACTAGCCAGGCCGCCCACTTGTCGCTGCCTTGATAAAAAtttcctgctgctcctgttTTTGAAAAAAacctcttccttctttctctctttaACTCGTATCGACGACTATTGCTGCTGAGGTTTCGCGCATAGCTCATTTCCAATCGATACAGTTTTCATCCCCTTCCTCTCACTCTCTATCTCTCAATCTCTCTTCTCACAACTCACAACTTACGACAAAAGCAGCCGCCATGGCCTTGTCCGACGAACTTTGGCGCTTTGCAAGCGAGGGATTTTATCTCTTCGTACGCATCTTCGGCGTTCTTATCGGCTTGATCTTGACGATCCTGCTTTGTGCCGCTTTCGAGCACTACGCCACCTTGGCCATTTGGGCAAGCGTTGGTTTTCTAACCCTTGGTGTTCGCCACCTGTGCGAGCAGACTACACATGGCCTTCGGGCTCAGTGGCTTGCTCTACCAGACCGTGACATCAAAAAGCCCAGGATTCCTGGTACCTGGCCTGGAATGACGTTCCTGTACTTCTCGTAGGCAGAGGAGTCTGGTATCGTCAGCCGAGTTATGTGAGCCTCACTGTCCTATATTCCTTCCATCCCGATCATGAGCTGACCGAATCCCCAGACCCCCTTCGCCACCGGATCAGGAGGTGTGCGACCCCATTACCGATTCCGAGGATTCGTCCAAGGATGAGAAtaagaaggagaaggcccTTGTGGCCGAGCAGAAGAATATGATCAATCAGATCAAGGCGAATCACGCAAGAGAGATGGCCAAGATCCACGGCAGACACAGAGAATTCCTGAAGCAGTATCGACAGTCTTCTGAgtacaaggacaaggagatTGAGAGCCTCAAGAAGCGCGTCGGTGAGCTCGACTTTCACCTCAACTTCCTTGAGACGGAGCGATTTCATCGGCCGCAACTTGAGCCCGTCCCAACCGATCTCTGCGACCATAACTTCAAGACCCGTGGCCGGTACCCAACCATGTCTGTCAGGCTGCCGATGCTCGACTTTTCCCTCAAGGATGTCGTCCGCCGTCGCAAGGCTGAGACGAATAGCTCGTTCAACGTCACGATTTACAGAATGTACGACACGACGGTCCTGGCTGACGGCCCTGTTTCACTCGCCCAGTCTTCCCCCGATGCCAGCAAGACCGTTGAACAGGTCATCGAAAGTCCCATCGTCGTCCCGTCTCCAGTCGTCCAGCCCGACCGGCCCCAGTCTTCTGTCCTGTCTCCCGTCTCGACTCCGCCGGCTACGCTCCCTGAGACTCCCTTGTCGCCTGCTAAGAGTCCGtcagccgccgtcgccatcacaGATACTCCTTTGCATCGTCACATCTCTCGTCAGTCTTTGAAACGATCTCGTCTCAAGTATCTGGTTAAGAAGCTGGCCCAGCTTCGCGCTAGTTTGAGCGCCAGGCCACAGGCTCAGTGCTCCGAGACCGATCTTGCGTCGACTCCTGCAGAGTTACAGACCCATGATCTGCCGAATTTGCCCATCGAAtctcctttcccccttcgtcctcgagctcttcctcctcgagttcgtcgtcttcgagctCGTCAGAACGTTCACAAGGCTTTCTCAgagacgtcgtcgagccctCCTTCCCTTAATTCCgcctcgcctcctcctcttgaCCCCGCCTCGATTCCGTTGCCTGCATCACCCATTCCCTCGAAATTGGCCGCGCCTCTCCGTCCGAGCTCTCCGATTGCTGCGCCAGATTCCCCCGCACTTTCGGATCTCCCGCCGCTGCCTATCTCGGATCTTGACTCAGAAGGCGATGGCAAAGACGACCATTCCGACAACGGAGGTAGTACGGTTGCTgtcaagcagcagcagatggtGAAGGCTTTGCCTGCTCCTCTGCCTGCTCAGCCGACTACTGTTCCGTCTGTCCCCGTGTCCGTCATTGCCAGCTTCGTTATTCCGGATAATCAGATGGATGTTGATGACGAGACCAAGCAAAAGACgaaggaaaaagaggaagacgagggggATGAAATGGAGCTGGACGATTCGGATCGCATTCGGATGACCTTGGACGATTTGGATCAATGTcagatggacttggacgatTCAGTTCAAGTTCAAAGGGGTTTCGAGATGCAAGATGTCGACATGGAAGACGAACCGAAACAAGATGTCGATAGGACAGATGAACTGGGAGAGGAAGTCGACATGACAGACGAGCTGGAAGAGGCTCAGGCACCGACAAGCCGTGATATCGACATGAGCGACGACCTTATTCATCCCACTGACGCTGGCAatgccggcggcaacgatGAGATGGACCTCGATCTTGAACATCAGACCAAACTCCAAGTTGCCGCCTTGTTGTCCGGAAACCCCTCTCCTGCGAATACCTCTCAGACATCGCGGCAGCAAATCCTCGTCCAGCCCGGCGGAGTAACTCCCTCGACTCCTGAGCTTCATCCTAAGAACACCAAGAAGATTAGGATCAAGTTCATTCAACGTCGACAAGACACTCCCTCGGTGGAGTCAAAGAGCTCACAAAAACTCATTGGTGACACTGATGAGGACGACTTCAACCAGGATGAGTACTTCGTTCAACCCCGACAAGCCAGCGCCTCAGCAGAACAAGAGAACTCAAAGGGATCCATTGGTAACGCTAATGAGTACGACTCTGACCTGGCTGAACCTGAAAAGGCCCAGGTGAGTATCGAGCTTGTTCAACGTCGGCGGACCATTCCCACGGTGGATTCGGAGAGGTTGCGGAAGTCCGTTACTGCCAATGAGGACAAGCCCGACCAAAAGGCTCCTTCGACGCCACAACCTGAGCCTGAAAAGACTGAAACGAAAGTCAAGATCGTTGAACGTCAGCAGGCCAGTCCAACAGAAGAACCGGAGATATTGCAGACCACATCCAATGGTACACCCAGCCATTTTCAGGCCGGGAATGTTACCCCTTCGACCCCGGTGCCCAAGGTCAAA from Colletotrichum higginsianum IMI 349063 chromosome 4, whole genome shotgun sequence includes:
- a CDS encoding Spc7 kinetochore protein, with the protein product MASFGDATMPSTRRTRKSIGATDSRKNGDKENATIDVGSTLAESRKKSRSKSIGPGGLDALKNANGNRRASLAVPSRPPPRSILKPTVPLLPEIPPHRKRGADLIDLGPPRSSTPTTTGSADLTGSESKIALRTEEEQQAAAKERAERDRRDARRKSLANRRVSFAAEATLHTFHEIEFNQESTSSTGSTRRRSSAAGPTSEEPPNRPSTPQEQEDDVVPQSPDNQRELHQKKRRRSSTAPLMEFTDNEEDTMATGFSSDSEPADAVEEVADEDEDEASDSDSDSDNDGTMMTVDDHEVTGASVMSGRTTATDDDQDTLDEALRTAARQAGTQRSGFDDSDDEEVIPSFGWIKKDKPQPEAGSTQSDPTPPSLFRNSPPADDEEGDADMDMDMDITSAVGGIFNNKTSQNIEPDEEMSMDVTRVLGGILSKSNISKTALVETVSDDQTMEFTTAVGGIQKSNANGHDDENDDEDMSMEFTSAIGGLLPTHTKSDATQKRRRTLTSRNKPEDSTMDMDMTIGVGKILHTADKTRPEDQTMGMDMTIPFGRILSTEDEPVEEEEATAGMDITVPFGKILPTANRLPEQDEATMGMDMTVPVGRILPSSPVSEQEEVTAGMEMTLAVGGIIRAPQSPEARVAAKKLMEAEVNKPDTPTKSMSAKPASPTKKLVASVKKHTAPASDAQSSPGFNPFQGRGLRQSMPHAGTNSLSPARSRTPSPPKSAVPPHAVAETPLDSSPVKTPQSVKRRGRSQSPVRKPATPSPAKAISRLNVFQQDPATGARTPTVILTPQTRRHSGIGADKPGLGSPRVAALLDRRGSLGETVKQFVPGKARGVTFGDPQVIQDEIDRDRQEEEDKENGRSILEREADGGENEKDATLNLREMIESLSPKKKRMQSRKSLHVGSARGLLGKRPAELDDEEDGEDHDGVKRLKGHQGSPVKNVKLQQPPSKAETTGRRLTRSASKSVEEAGEPKATPTHSESPHKLATSAKSPKAHGRFKDIEEDTMSQPMNLDGSPVRDENELISEQPEERIHLQDFLNMTSIRFMELTTTKRRHTQAPDMFKDGLLGGKDDMSLERCVVAGACTVPMLELYQHSCRELKKYISEGRRIVREIESETFEENPPLFREYMSASPDFKNILDNQFKNGKTHARLESKAMWYEWRMKLQEGLREGLVRISEGMAVDEKVLHQQQKLLSSVLPAIASRFTSLHQEHQNLQAVAEELADCDPEELEAARSDLANLETDVEEKTRRISELRRQLEEAEQGIEELMQEKQQCHEDIKEAEKIREECRGWSISEISALKGESQPPIAMEYRTHMTNMPAARVDSLEKQHGWAVTGVSGSTISMTYRREIELVFDMASFQHEQKNSRIDLWYIATNRETNPAPSTPEKEFFLQCIRDHIRGLPQSRTKIADLLHWVRAAWDKANCTSNHIRQLNITFPTAVSRTSDSSIAVKSSLLLPPIATKVEVALEIRGSSRTDGVEFALHPEAKVIYGEHFNTGKMGEFLATHLGGDAFSLVEGAPSWSAVVVDLHERLLARGRK